In Cololabis saira isolate AMF1-May2022 chromosome 1, fColSai1.1, whole genome shotgun sequence, the following proteins share a genomic window:
- the LOC133451273 gene encoding uncharacterized protein LOC133451273 isoform X2: MDGLHIVLLVILGAFSCSPWISGSVLEVTARPGDNITVYCDCKPRVGEYIVWFRNCSHENQPSLVLTVFSRGDWDNRQKPSRFEFVRNLSNNSYDLLITNISGSDEGLYYCGTKEEKVEVKEKVVSKTIYKYGNITSIKVGKDIPEKSSILLVPVVSAISDQEPQIYLNHLNTRGQTKSNLDEDMFLTKVVFQAQKKQAHHQLEDDSFSQEKKV, from the exons ATGGACGGACTGCACATCGTTCTGTTGGTTATCCTGG GAGCTTTTTCCTGCAGTCCCTGGATTTCAGGATCAGTGTTGGAGGTGACAGCCAGACCTGGAGACAACATTACTGTCTATTGTGACTGTAAACCACGAGTTGGAGAGTACATAGTGTGGTTCAGAAATTGTTCCCACGAGAACCAACCTTCTCTTGTGCTAACTGTATTCAGTCGTGGTGACTGGGACAACCGTCAGAAACCTTCTCGTTTTGAATTTGTGAGGAACCTTTCCAATAACTCTTATGACCTGTTAATCACGAACATCTCTGGTTCTGATGAGGGCTTGTACTACTGTGGAACTAAAGAGGAGAAGGTGGAAGTTAAAGAAAAAGTTGTCTCAAAAACTATTTACAAATACGGCAACATCACAAGTATCAAAGTTG GAAAGGACATACCAGAGAAAAGCAGCATCCTTCTGGTGCCAGTTGTGTCCGCGATCTCGG ATCAAGAACCTCAAATTTACCTGAATCATCTAAACACCAGAGGACAAACTAAATCAAACCTG GATGAAGACATGTTTTTAACAAAAGTTGTGTTCCAAGCTCAGAAAAAACAAGCACATCACCAGTTAGAGGACGATAGTtttagtcaagaaaaaaaggtgtAA
- the LOC133451273 gene encoding uncharacterized protein LOC133451273 isoform X1 produces the protein MDGLHIVLLVILGAFSCSPWISGSVLEVTARPGDNITVYCDCKPRVGEYIVWFRNCSHENQPSLVLTVFSRGDWDNRQKPSRFEFVRNLSNNSYDLLITNISGSDEGLYYCGTKEEKVEVKEKVVSKTIYKYGNITSIKVGKDIPEKSSILLVPVVSAISGLGLFSLLYITFIHFCQKADQEPQIYLNHLNTRGQTKSNLDEDMFLTKVVFQAQKKQAHHQLEDDSFSQEKKV, from the exons ATGGACGGACTGCACATCGTTCTGTTGGTTATCCTGG GAGCTTTTTCCTGCAGTCCCTGGATTTCAGGATCAGTGTTGGAGGTGACAGCCAGACCTGGAGACAACATTACTGTCTATTGTGACTGTAAACCACGAGTTGGAGAGTACATAGTGTGGTTCAGAAATTGTTCCCACGAGAACCAACCTTCTCTTGTGCTAACTGTATTCAGTCGTGGTGACTGGGACAACCGTCAGAAACCTTCTCGTTTTGAATTTGTGAGGAACCTTTCCAATAACTCTTATGACCTGTTAATCACGAACATCTCTGGTTCTGATGAGGGCTTGTACTACTGTGGAACTAAAGAGGAGAAGGTGGAAGTTAAAGAAAAAGTTGTCTCAAAAACTATTTACAAATACGGCAACATCACAAGTATCAAAGTTG GAAAGGACATACCAGAGAAAAGCAGCATCCTTCTGGTGCCAGTTGTGTCCGCGATCTCGGGTTTGGGTCTCTTCTCTCTCCTTTACATCACTTTTATTCACTTCTGCCAAAAAGCAG ATCAAGAACCTCAAATTTACCTGAATCATCTAAACACCAGAGGACAAACTAAATCAAACCTG GATGAAGACATGTTTTTAACAAAAGTTGTGTTCCAAGCTCAGAAAAAACAAGCACATCACCAGTTAGAGGACGATAGTtttagtcaagaaaaaaaggtgtAA